One window from the genome of Choloepus didactylus isolate mChoDid1 chromosome 2, mChoDid1.pri, whole genome shotgun sequence encodes:
- the LOC119517592 gene encoding late cornified envelope protein 3C-like gives MSCQQKQQQCQHPPKCPSPKCPPKSPAQCLPPVSSGCGHSSEGGCCLSHHRSCRSHRCWRQSSEACDSGSGQSGGSGCGHSSGGCC, from the coding sequence ATGTCCTGTCAGCAGAAACAGCAGCAGTGCCAGCACCCTCCCAAGTGCCCCTCACCCAAGTGTCCCCCAAAGAGCCCAGCACAGTGTTTGCCTCCCGTCTCTTCCGGCTGTGGCCACAGCTCCGAGGGCGGCTGCTGCCTGAGCcaccacaggagctgcagatcacACCGGTGCTGGCGCCAGAGCTCCGAGGCCTGTGACAGTGGCAGTGGACAGTCCGGGGGCTCTGGCTGTGGCCACAGCTCTGGGGGCTGCTGCTGA